Proteins from one Pelosinus sp. IPA-1 genomic window:
- a CDS encoding TolC family protein, producing MKQMDGYRKILLRCFAVMLITLLMTPLAKISAAESFSLDDCIHLALLENHSLQGFRLDLAAKQMQAKGAQGLAGPKIDLVGNYQWQEDPTAIIPAHGTAIPPVYDDRQKQWGVNLKQTLYDAGKTKSLIQYNEESANWQQVELKNQTTAVVNNVVKGFYRILQLNNTITAEQDSVKALSSLTDDIRMKYAVGRVAGVDVLQVESQLATEQEKLARYQGDYERQLALLKSYIGYEQSQPLIVKGSMSDYDVAALVTGDIKENLEVKKNQIRQEQSTELLTSAKADHNVQVSLNGTYRVTAVGRSDAAQDEMWTLGLQLSLPVFDGGVIDANIRQTKIQLDRAKESYAQSVVDAQANLAAAQANVSAARVRVEAARLAWDRAQETYRIMELSYKTGKTSLTDALVAQSAATNAEAVYDQAVFDEISAVVDLKAVYGQMAYPVRQ from the coding sequence ATGAAACAAATGGATGGCTACCGTAAAATTTTGCTGAGGTGTTTCGCAGTGATGCTAATCACTCTGCTAATGACACCACTGGCAAAAATATCAGCTGCCGAATCATTCAGTCTTGATGATTGCATTCATCTGGCACTATTGGAAAATCATAGCTTGCAAGGCTTTAGACTGGATTTGGCGGCGAAGCAGATGCAGGCTAAAGGAGCGCAGGGGTTGGCCGGACCAAAGATTGATCTTGTAGGCAACTATCAATGGCAGGAAGACCCTACGGCGATTATTCCGGCTCATGGCACTGCGATTCCCCCAGTCTATGACGACCGGCAAAAGCAGTGGGGGGTGAATCTAAAGCAAACTCTCTATGATGCTGGCAAAACAAAATCGCTCATTCAATATAATGAAGAAAGTGCCAATTGGCAGCAGGTGGAACTAAAAAACCAGACAACGGCAGTTGTGAATAATGTGGTGAAAGGATTTTATCGGATTTTGCAGCTAAACAATACCATTACTGCAGAACAGGATAGTGTGAAAGCATTAAGCAGCTTGACGGATGATATCCGGATGAAGTATGCCGTGGGGCGCGTAGCCGGTGTGGATGTCTTGCAGGTGGAGTCTCAGTTGGCGACCGAACAGGAGAAGCTGGCCCGCTATCAGGGCGACTATGAGCGCCAGCTTGCACTATTAAAGTCTTACATAGGTTATGAACAAAGCCAGCCGCTTATTGTGAAGGGAAGCATGAGTGACTATGATGTGGCAGCGTTGGTAACTGGTGATATCAAAGAAAATCTTGAGGTGAAGAAGAATCAGATCCGACAGGAACAAAGCACAGAACTGCTCACTTCGGCCAAGGCGGATCATAACGTGCAAGTTAGTTTGAACGGCACTTACCGGGTGACAGCGGTGGGGCGGTCTGATGCAGCCCAAGATGAAATGTGGACACTTGGCTTGCAATTGAGTCTGCCTGTTTTCGATGGCGGGGTGATTGACGCCAATATCCGTCAGACGAAAATACAACTTGACCGGGCGAAGGAAAGCTATGCCCAGTCGGTAGTAGACGCCCAAGCCAATTTGGCAGCCGCCCAGGCTAACGTCAGTGCTGCCAGAGTTCGTGTTGAGGCAGCTCGCTTAGCTTGGGATCGCGCCCAGGAAACCTATCGCATTATGGAATTGTCCTATAAGACCGGTAAAACGTCATTAACGGATGCACTGGTTGCCCAGTCCGCTGCCACCAATGCTGAGGCTGTGTATGATCAAGCTGTCTTTGATGAAATCAGTGCAGT
- a CDS encoding sulfite exporter TauE/SafE family protein: MIEVWAGLVTFTATTVLTVAGVGAAFILVPVYLALGIELHTAMSTALLLNGISMIFASITFAREKLILWRLAFPILLTATVLSPAGAYASQFVPRNNLLLLFILFLVFAASMMLFYKPGDKKKAKQNNKDKNAAVNISKNDKETDETKSIKGLWSIGTPVGGVAGFLGGLLGVGGGNIIVPALVWLGIPAKKASATSSFIVIFSSLAGFAGRASLGNLDGVLLAYTVAGSVGGALLGSWLMSKKLQNKQVKVIIGVLLYAIAGKMLFDLWR; this comes from the coding sequence ATGATTGAAGTATGGGCTGGCTTGGTGACATTTACGGCGACTACAGTATTGACGGTCGCTGGGGTAGGAGCCGCATTTATATTGGTTCCAGTTTATCTGGCGTTAGGCATTGAACTTCATACGGCCATGAGCACGGCACTGCTCTTAAATGGTATTTCCATGATTTTTGCTTCGATTACCTTTGCCCGGGAAAAACTGATCTTGTGGCGACTAGCGTTCCCTATTTTGCTTACAGCTACGGTACTGTCGCCAGCAGGGGCTTACGCCAGCCAGTTTGTACCGCGCAACAATCTATTGCTATTATTCATTTTATTCCTCGTTTTTGCGGCATCGATGATGCTGTTTTATAAACCGGGCGACAAGAAAAAAGCCAAACAAAATAATAAAGACAAAAATGCGGCTGTGAATATCAGCAAAAACGATAAAGAAACCGATGAGACAAAAAGTATAAAAGGTCTGTGGAGCATCGGCACACCGGTGGGCGGCGTGGCCGGTTTTCTGGGTGGACTCTTGGGAGTGGGTGGTGGCAATATTATCGTGCCGGCATTGGTGTGGCTGGGAATTCCAGCCAAAAAAGCTTCGGCCACCAGTTCGTTTATCGTTATTTTTTCGTCGCTGGCTGGGTTTGCCGGACGGGCGTCCTTAGGCAATCTGGATGGAGTATTGCTGGCCTATACGGTGGCCGGTTCGGTGGGGGGAGCCTTGTTGGGTTCTTGGTTGATGAGCAAAAAACTGCAGAATAAACAGGTCAAGGTTATCATCGGTGTTTTGCTGTATGCAATTGCCGGCAAAATGTTGTTTGACTTGTGGCGGTGA
- a CDS encoding FmdE family protein — protein sequence MMQAKDYFEVGLKFHGHKCPAMPLGLRAGAAAMNALSVERSEDKELVMLVETGNDHAAGCFVDGLMTVTGCTYGKSNIQKLYYGKMAFTLIDTKKEKAVRVQLKTEFFGKMLQSPFVQQRKQGVPPQDVPANITDPLLEGVMNRAEEEFLVISPVFDYKFEKGKGIFDTDLCEACGERVFVHKLQNVKGKKVCIPCAEKLQ from the coding sequence ATGATGCAAGCAAAAGATTATTTCGAGGTAGGACTCAAATTTCACGGACACAAATGTCCGGCTATGCCGTTAGGACTTCGGGCTGGGGCGGCGGCCATGAACGCTCTTAGTGTAGAGCGTTCCGAGGACAAAGAACTGGTGATGCTAGTAGAGACAGGTAATGATCACGCCGCCGGCTGTTTTGTCGATGGGTTGATGACGGTTACTGGCTGCACGTATGGTAAAAGCAATATCCAGAAACTGTATTATGGGAAAATGGCGTTTACGCTCATTGATACTAAGAAGGAAAAAGCGGTCCGCGTTCAGCTTAAAACAGAGTTTTTTGGAAAAATGCTGCAATCGCCCTTTGTGCAACAGCGTAAACAAGGTGTACCGCCACAAGATGTACCAGCCAATATTACCGACCCGTTGCTGGAAGGGGTTATGAACCGGGCAGAAGAGGAATTCCTGGTTATTAGCCCAGTATTTGATTACAAGTTTGAAAAGGGTAAGGGAATCTTTGACACTGATCTCTGTGAAGCGTGTGGGGAGCGCGTGTTTGTCCATAAACTGCAAAATGTGAAGGGCAAAAAAGTTTGCATTCCCTGTGCAGAAAAGTTGCAATAA